GTTCCAGTAAAACATTACACTGTTTTTGAAGATATAGATACAGAAACTCTTAATAACTTATTTAAAACTGTTCAAAAAGCTACAAAGCTCATAAAAGAAGTTATAAAACCTGATGGGATAAATATAGGGATAAATCTTGGAGAAGTTGCAGGACAGCGCATATCTCATATCCATGTACACCTTGTACCCAGATTTAAGTTTGAATCCGGATTTATGGGAACGACAGCAAATACTCGAATTATTAGAGAAAATTTAGATAAAACTAAATCTAAATACATGGATAAAATTGAAATTCTAAATTAAAAACGCTCACCTAAAATTTTGGGGGAAAATAATGAAATATAAGATGTATAAAGAAATTTTAGAACAGCCCAAAGCGTTGAAATATACTTTAAAGGAAGAAAAATCTCACATGAGGGAAATTGCAGAGAAATTTGAAGAGTTTGAAAAAATTTATCTTTTAGGCTGCGGCAGTTCACTTTCAACATGTTATTCTGCCAAAAGCGCCATTGATTTTATTTCTGATAGAAATTTAGAAGTTTACACTGGTTACGAGTTTTTCTACAACAAAAAACTTGTATATGATAATGCTGGAGCTATTTTAACATCCCAATCTGGAGAAACAGCAGATACGGTTGCTGCCCTAAAGTATGCCCGGGAAAAAAATGTTTACACAGTAGCAATTACCAACGAAGGGCAATCTACAATGGTTCATGAAGCTGCTGATGCAGTTGTTACAAGAGGAGGATTAGAAAGCGCTATTCTTGGAACCAAAACTTATATGACTCAGCTTATGAGTCTTTATACTATTTTGTTCAATATACAAGGCCCCGAAGATGAAGGTCACACTAAAAACATTAAAAAAGAAGTTTTAAGTGATATAGAAAGACTTCCAGTAATTACAGAAGGGTTAATTAAAAAAACCGAAAATGAAAACAGAGAACTTGCAGAAAAATTCAAGGATTATGACATATTTTACTGCATGGGAAGCGGGCCAAATTATGGGCTTGCCTACAAGCTGGCCATGACCATGTTCATGGAAGGCGCTTTAAAACATTCCTGTCCACTGTATTCAGGTGAATTCAGGCACGGTTTAATTGAAAGGGCAGAAAAAGATGTTCCCATAGTATTTTTAGATGCAGATTATCCTGGAGATGAAATTACCAAAAAATCCATTGAATTTGGGGAAAAAATAGGTGTTAAATCAATTATTTATAACATGAAGGATTATTCTGATATGAATAATTTAATGTCTCCTTTTGCACTTGTTGTTCCACTTGAATGGTTTATTTATTATCTTGCACACTTTAATGGCGAAGATCCAGGTGCTACAAGACATATTGGAAAGGTAAGGTATTAATTACCTTTCAAACTCTATTTTAAAGACTATTCAAGTTTTAAATGATGTCTTTTCTTCTCTTCTTTAGGTATAGTAACTGTTAAAACACCATCAGCGAATTTAGCACTGGCTTCTTCAATTTTAATCTGTTCTGGTAAACTAACGGCTCTTTTAGCTTCACCGTATTTTCTCTCTTTTTTGATGAAATTTTCGTCTTCAACTACGGATTCTTCTTCAAATTTGGCCATTACTTCCAGGGAATCTTCAGTTAAATCAACAACAATGTCTTCTTTTTTAACACCAGGAAGATCTGTTTTCACTATTATATCATTATCGGTTTCTATAACATCCATTGCAGGTTTGGCTGTTGGTACTCCGTATTCTGACATTGCTTTTTCAAATTCTCTCTGTTTTTCACGAAAAGTGCTTATCATATCTTCAAATATTTTTTGAGCGGTGGTTCTACCTTTTTCTAATCTCTTTTCCACGCTTGAAGCTTCTGTTTCAATTGGAACTTCTTTTGCTTCCTTTTCTCCACCTTTTTCCATCTCTAATTCTTTTTTTGTCTTAATTTCTTTTTTCTCCATTATTAAATTCCTCCAGTTTCCTGATTATTAATTCTACACCAGAACCTTTTGAAGCTGAAATCATTACAGGTTCACCCAGTTTACTACTATATTTTTTTAAATACTTATTATTTTCTACCAAATCCATTTTGTTAAAAACACTGATTATAGGAGTATCAAAAATATGTTCTATTTCTTCTAAAAGGCGCATTTGAGCGTCAAGTGGGTAACCAGATGTTTCTGATGCATCAAAAATGTATAAAATTATGTCTGCAAGGTGTTCAAGCGCAACCATTGCACGAAGTTCGATGTTATTCATATCTCTTACAGGCCTATCCAGAAGTCCAGGTGTATCGATTATCTGGTATTTTTTCCATTTTTTCTCAAAATGACCTATCTGGATTCCATGGGTTGTGAAGGGATAGTCTGCTACTTTAGGTTCTGCAGGTGTAATTTGCCTGAGGAGTGTGGATTTTCCAACGTTTGGAAATCCTGCAATAACTATTGTAAACGCTTCAAAATCAATTGTGGGCATATTTCTAAGCTTTCCTTTTACAAAATCTAAAAAGTTAAGTTCGTCCTCTATCTGGTGCATTACAGATGATATTCTACCGAATGCTGCTTTCCTGATATTGGCTGCATTTTCTGGTCTTGAACGCCTCAATTTAAAAACAAATTCGTTCTCCAATTTTGTCATTAATCCTGCTGCCCAATTTAAAGCTCCAAGAGACTTTTTAAGTTGATCTACACCCACCATAACATCAATATAGTCTTGATAAAACATGTGCATGCGTTCAACCTGCGGTGTTTTGTCAAGCAAGTTATTTAGAGTATCTCGTGCAACCTGGAAAGCTGTTTTTATCCTGGCCTCTTCTGTTTTTTTCGCCTTTTGATAGCGAGGAATTTTTGAAGTTCTCACTTTATTTGCTGCCTTTTTTGCCCTGCTGAAGCTTTTATCCAGTATTTCATCAGGAGTTGGTACTGTTGGTATAAACATTTAAATCGCCTGTCCTTTATAGTATTACTAATGAAGTAAATCATGAAAATACAATAAAATCAAATTTATTTGCCTTTTTGACGTGAATCATCTTTAAGACATGAATATTATTTCATTACATACTATTGTATTAATTAAAAGAAGTATTTATCCATTTTTGAAATTTTAATCTATTAAAAATTTAGAAATTTTGGCTTTGTAGAAATCATTTTATATAACGGTAGTTATAACTTTAAAAGACAATAATTGGGGGAATTATTTGAATATTCGCTCTATTGAAGAGATAAATCGAAAAATCAAAAGAGGGGAGGCAACGGTACTTACTGCAGAAGAAGTCAGCGGCCTTGTTAAGAATGGAAAGGAGCTAAAAGCAGAGGATATAGATATTATAACCACAGGAACATGTGGAATAATGTCTGGAACAGCTGCAATATTCCATGTAAAAGCAGACGAACCAGGATCATTTAAAAAAGCTAAAAGTGTACTCCTGAATGGTGTACCAGGGTTTCCAGGTCCATGTCCAAATGAATGGCTTGGTTCAGTTGATTTAATCGTTTATGGAACATCCCGCAGCGTTTATGACGAAGATTACGGTGGTGGGTTCTTATTTAAAGATATTGTATCTGGAAAGGATATAGAAATTGAAGTTGAATCCACACATGGGGAAAAAATAAAATCAACAGTCAATATAGATGATTTTGGTACGGCAAGAATGATTGGAACCCGCTTAGCATTTAAAAATTATACAGCATTTGTAAATCCTACTGGTGAATCTGTTGCATCGATATTTCATGCAATAGAAATGGAAGGGCCTTACAGAGGACTTTCATTTTCAGGGTGCGGCGAATTAAATCCATTACAAAATGATCCGGTGATGAATACTATAAAAACCGGAACTAAAGTGCTCATGTGTGGTTCAGAGGGAATAATAATTGGAAATGGTACAAGAAGCACTCCAGAAAAGCCGAATTTAATGATTTCAGCAGATATGTATGATATGGATCCTCATTTCCTCGGGGGGTTTAAAACTGCTGCTGGACCAGAAGTTTTTAACAGTGTGGCTGCTGCAATCCCTGTTTTGAATGATAAGATACTTAAAGATACATATGTCATAAATAAGGATATTCCACTTCCTATTGCCGATATCAGGGGAAGACATATGCCTTTAGGAACTACAAATTATGCTGAAGTCTGGGAAAATGTGGATGAAAGACCAGTATACATTCCAGAAAATTGTATGGACTGTAAAGTATGTATAGTGCGTGAAAGATGCCCAACTGGAGCTTTTGGCGATAATTTCAATACAAATAGGTGTTTTGGCTGTGGAATGTGTGCTTATTCCTGTCCTTACGGTGCATTCCAAATGAAACGTGGAAAAATCCAGTTTAAGGCCGATGATAAGCTTATGGATGTACCTGTAATATGCAGACAGTCTGATATTAAAAGGGCACGAGAATTAGCCATTGAGCTTAAAAATAGGATTCTTAAGGGAGAATTTTCAATTTCAAAATGCTATTAGTAAATAAAATAAACTTTTAATAGAGAACACAGTTTATATGTGTTTTTTATTTTTCTAAGATATTTAAAATCTCTTTATGTAATAAATCTCTATTTTCAAGAGTAACTTCAAATTCAAGCAGATCGTCCCTGATTTTTATCCCTGAGATAAATGGATGTGTTGATTTTCTATGTATTACGGCTAAAACAGGTTTTTCATCATCAAATGCTTTTTCAACTGCTTTCTGGAATTCTTTGCTGTGTAATTCCATAGGTGCTATTTCATCTACCATTACATAATCAGATCTTTTTAAGGCGTTTTCAATGGCGGGAACCCCTATTTCATTTAAATCTTTTAGATTAACCTTATATTTGCCAACTTTAGGTCCTTTACATTTAATATGAGATAATATTCCCTTTCTTTTGTTTGCAAGATCGATAATACTAAATCCAACTCTAATTCCCCCTTCTTTAATTTCTGGACAGATAATTCCACCTATATGGTATCCCTCTTCTTCAAGGGAATTCTTGATCCTTTTAAGGACAGTGGTTTTACCCACGCCTGGCCTTCCAGTTATTAAAATATTCAAATCAATCACAATAAGTGTTTAAACATTAAATCCTGGTATTTGAGGAATAGATTGCGAACCAAACATCAATAGTCCTGCAATAAATCCAAGAATTAATGCTATAAATAATAAAAGGACTATATTTCCTATTCCTGACCCTGATTTTTCCTTATAATCCTCTTCATAATAATCTTGTTGATGATATTCAGATTCTTCATATTCCTCTTCATCATAATACTTAGAATAATCAGGGCTCTCTGGGTTTGAATATTTCATATATCTTTGTTTTATAGGCTTTTCAACTGTCTGGGAGTTATCAAAACTAAATGATCTTGAATCATTATTATACCTCTTTGCAGGCTTGCTGAAATTAGAATTATCAGAGTAAATTGACTTTAAATCTTCGTAATACTTATTTTTCACTGTTTTTGGAATTAAAAGTTCCATTCCACAGTTAGGGCAGTATTTCTCCCCCTCATCAATGTTTACCCCGCAATTATCGCAGATCATATCAATCATTTTTGGTTAAGAAATTTATTGTCCCTGTCTTTTTAATAGAATCCTGATATTTTTATTACTAACTAAATGTGTTTATTGAAATTTGGAGGAAATGAAAGATTTCATGTTTTTTATATTAAATTTATTAAACCTATACTTTTTGCATAATTTATGGTTTCCTCTATTTCTCCACGACCGGGATAACGCATTATTTCAGGAAATTCATTTGCCCTGTAAACTGGCCGGTATTGCCCCATAATGTTTACAACAGTTTCATTTCCTAAATTTTCAGATATCCATTTTAAAATAGGTTTGGAACAGCATTCAACATGGTTAGGTAACACCAGATGTCTTATAATCATATCTCCTGCTTTTTTTGCCATCAAATGATTTCTTGTTATGATATCCCAATAATTAGGCACTCTTGAAAGTCTCTGTGCACAATTTGAAGGCCCATATTTAAAATCACTTAGATAAAGGTCAACAAAGCTGTCTAAAAGTTTCATGGCATCTTCACTCATGTAAAAATTGCTGTTCCAGATAACAGGAATATTTTCACGGGTTAATCGCATTGTTTTTAAAATATAAAGTAGATTGGGGGTTGGATCTCCACCTACAAAGTTCACGTTCCTTGAACCTTCCATTCTCCGTCTATCAATAATTTTTGCCAGATTTTCTTCACTTATTTCTATTCCAGACCCTGGAAATTGACTTATGTCAAAGTTTTGACAGTAAACACATCTAAAATTGCAGCCTGTAAAAAATATGGTGTGACTGGGTACAAGTGGGGCTTCTTCACCAATATGCAGGAATTCAGAGGCAATTTTAGAATTTAAAACTCCACAAAAGCCAGTATCTGTATTTCTATTTACATAACATCTTCTTTCACAAAAATAACAGTTTTCAAAAATATTTTCTGCAATTTTAATTTTTAAATCAAGGTAAGAAAAATCAGGCTTTTTAAGGTCATTAAAAGCAAATTTAGAGTACTTATCGTTAAAATCTACCCTTAAAGATTCATGTTCTTCCCAAAGAGAATTGATATAGTTTTTGCACGCTTCAATCCCCATGGCAGCATTTGACCTTGAAGGTCTTTTATTCAGCATGATCTCAAAGTAAGTGGAAAGTTCTTCTTTTATTGTGCTATTTTCAGTAATTCTTCGCATGTGAATTTATCCAATAACTCTTAAAGAAGATGCTAAAATTCTTGGAATAACGAAAGGTCCTATTTGACGGGTTTTTCCTGAAATTCCAGACGCTGTTTTCATGACGTTAAATATATTTCCAGATAGCATTGCTTTTTTAACAGGCTCACTTATTTCCCCATTTTCTATTTTAAAGGCGTTATTTACTTCAACTGAAAAATCACCTGAAATTGGGTTGGCTGTATGTGCCCCTAAAACATCTGTAACAATCATTCCCTCATTAATATCTGAAATATCTATCATATCACTGAACTGGATTATAACGTTGCTTAAACCAACTGCAGGCATATCTGCAAATGAAGCACGCATCCCGTTACCGGTACTTTCTGCATTTCCCTTTTTAGCGGTGTATATATCATAAATAAAATTTTTAAGCACTCCATTTTCAATAATAGTGGTTTTTTGTGAGGGAGCACCTTCACCGTCGCCTCTTGAAGCGTTTAAACCACCTTCATATGTTCCATCATCGTAAATACTTAGTGCACTTGAAACTACTTTGTTACCAGTTTCATTTGCATAAATAGACCTTCCTCTCTGGACGTTATCGGCGTTTACAGCGTTTACAAATGTCCCCAGAAGTCCTGCTCCAGCTCTTTGATCCAGTACAACATCGATGTCCTTTGTTTCAACTGCTTTTCCGTTTAAGGATTTTTTGGCAATGTCACTGGCATTAAATGCAATCCATTCCGGGTTAATATCGAAGGATCTTGACGAATCTCCTTCATAAGCTGTGGATATTACTCCATTTGATTCTGCATTAACAGCTATGAATCCTGAAAATGAAGATGATTTTTCTTTACAGTTTACTCCCTTTGAATTTAAGATAAGACTTTCATAGCATCCTGCAGAAAATCCTCCAGAAGTAGGTTCGCATTTTTCATCCTCCACCATGTTTATCATTGTTTTTGCAAATTCAATGGAGTCTTCAATAGCCATGGATTCAATTTTTTTATCATAAAGTCCTTTAACTGGGCTGTATCTGGTTTCCTCTGCAAAATCGAAGTAATTATCTGCAATATTAGATTTTGCATTAAAAATTGCATTTTCTATCATCTCTTTAATTTTATCAATATTTGTGGTGTATGAAAATCCCATTTTAGTGTCTAAAATTACTCTTATTCCTATTCCACATGTAAAATCTTCTTTTGCAAATTTTACTTCATTATTTTGAACATCAACACCTATACTTTTTTCCTTTTCTACATAAACTTCGACATGATCAGAATTTTTTAAAGCAAAGTTCAATGCATCTTCTGCAAGATCTATCAAATTTAAAGCCTCCAAATTTTTTAACAAAAATTTGGGGTTCCAAAATTCATTCTGAATTTTGATAACCTCCATCTAATTTAAAATAAATTTTTCTATTGCTTCTGCAGTTCCATCACCGTATGGTTTTCGGGTTACATAGTCTGTATTTTCTTTTAGTTCTTCATCAGCGTTTGAAACAGCTACTTTAAACCCTGCAACCTCAAGGAACTCCAGATCGTTTTCACTATCTCCAATAGCCATTATCTCATCAGGTGTGGTTCCTATGTCATTTGCAACGATTTTCAGGGATTTTCCCTTGTTAACTTCTGGATCTGTAAGGTGAATTGCAAATTTAGTATCATAGACTTCAACATCAAAGTCCCTCACAGCTTCTTTTACAGTATTTACATCAATTGTTCTTCGTATGGCAATTTCAGAAATCCTTTGATCTGAAAATTCTACTTTTTCTACAGGATACTTTGATTTTAGAAATTCATAGGCAGGTCTGCACTTTTCGATGTTTCCAATTATTTGAGTTCTTTTACGTGTTTGTATAACTCCACCGTTTTCTCCAACAATTCCACCAGACGTACCTAACATTATTGCCACAGTCCTTGCCACACAAAGTATATTTCCAGTTACTAAAATGACGGGATAACCTCTATCTTCTGCACATCTAATGGCATTAATTGCATTTACACATATCTTTCTATTTTTGTCGGTTATGGTACCGTCTATGTCAAGAGCAATTGCTTTCATTAATATATTTCTCCAAAATACTTAAAAATGTGAAATTTGGAAGGAATTAGAAACTGGAACCATATCTAAAGGCAATATTACATGTACCTTCTTTACTTACCATGCAGGCGCCTATTGGATTTGTAGGATTGCACCTGGTTTTAAACAGTGCGCATTCTTCTGGCCTTGCCACTCCCCGTAAGATTGGACCACATATACAGCCTGTTGGAACTTTTTCTCCCTGTTTTACTTTAATATCGAATCTTTCCCGGGCATTAGCATCTGAAAATTCATCTCTTATTTCATAGGCAGAATTTGGAATTTCAGGAAAACCTCTCCATTCTTTGTCTTTAATATAAAAAACCTCATCCATGAGTTCCTGTGCTTTTATATTACCTTCTTCCTTTACTACCCGCTTGTATTCATTTTGAACTTCTGCTTTTCTGTCAAACTGTTTTAATACCATGTAAATTGCAAGCAGCACATCAAATGGGTTAAAACCTGCCACAACTTGAGGGATCCCATATTTTTTTGAAAATTCTTCATAAGGTCGCGTTCCTATAATTGTTGAAACATGTCCAGGTTCTATAAGTGCATTTAAATTTACTTCACCAGATTCAATTAAAAATTTCAGTGCTGGGGGAATTAATCTATGACATGATAAAAATGATAAGTTTTCTGGAGGACCTGCCGATATTTCAGCGGCGGTGGTTGGTGCTGTGGTTTCAAAACCCGCTGCCATAAAAACAACTTCATTATCTGTCTTTTTTGCTATTTCTGTGGCATTGTTGACTCCGTAGACTATTCTCACATCTGCTCCATCAGCTTTTGCATCTTGAAGTGTTCCTGTTGTTCCTGGAACTCTTAACATATCTCCAAAAGTTGTAATGGTAACACCTTCTCTTGCAAGATATAGACATTCATCTATTTCTATGGATGGAACGCAGCAAACAGGGCAGCCAGGGCCTGCAACCACTTCCACTTCCTCTGGGATTAATGATCTTATTCCATGTTGCATTATGGTATGTTCGTGAGATCCACACACATGCATGATTTTAACTGGTCTTTTAATGTTTTCAATCCGTTCTACTATCTCTCTGGATAAATTTTTCATACCAACACCTTATTGTGATTTATTTCATTGTAATACTTGTTAATGCTTTTATTGTTAATTTAAGGGCTTAAAATTTCTATATTGTATTTAAAATAATTTTTTAGTTTATGGGGTTAAATTTGATTATTTATTCATTTTATCAATTAATTATATTGTAGATATGTTGTTATAAATTATTCTGTAGGGTCTATCTACAATTCAAAATCAAAAAATAAAAAGTGCAAAAAATTTTAGTTTCATAATATTTCATTTTAGATTTTAAATAGATTTATAAGTATTGAAATATGTAGTTCTAATGAATTGATGTTCCTTTGACCTCCCGGATCAGCAAAATTGTAATACTATAAAAAAATTTATTATTATTAAAGACAATAATAATTTAATAATGCTGTGGGACTTTCAAAGTAATTAATGGCAAAAAAATCAGTAAAATAAATACATGCTTTGATATGTAATAAAAATGCATAATCTTTTATATACTTTAGATCACTACAAATTGATGGAGTTTAGGTGAATTCAAGCGTTACAGTTAAATATCTTTAATGTAAATCTATTTTAAAAGCATTTATTATAATTAATCACAGCAACCTTTGTGATATACTGGTAGGTAATATGAAAATTGCAGTGGTCGGATTGGGAATAGAAGGTAAAAATGCTGTAAAATCCCTTATTAATTATGGATATAAAGTTTATGCTTCGGATATGCGAAAAAATCTGGATTTAAACTATAACAGCGCTTTAGAAGTTGATCTTGGTTACCATGATTTTGATAAAATTGATTCTGCAGACGCAGTCGTTGTAAGCCCAAGTTTATGGAACAGTGAAATCGGGAAAAATGTTAGATCCAGTAAAAAAGCTTTATCTGATATTTTAGCATGTCATAAATCTGTTTTTACAATAGGAGTAACTGGAACAAACGGTAAAACAACAACCTGTTACATGATTAAAGAAATACTTGAGAAGGCTGGTTTAAATGTCCTTGCTGGTGGAAACGCTGGTGGAGGATTTGAAGGATATACAAACCTTATACTTGAAAGTTCAAACAAAAAATACGATGTTTTGATAGTAGAAGTTTGCGATATGACCCTTGACTTTTGTTCATATGCATTTGATTTTGATCTTATAGTTGTAACAAACGTGGGTCACGACCATATGAATTATCATAATTCTCTTGAAAATTACAAAAATTCTTTATCCAGGTTTTTAAAAGGTAAAACAGCAATATTAAATGGTGAAGATGAGATTTTAGCCCAAATTAAAGAATATCCCTCAAAAACGATCTTTTTTAGAAATGTTAAAGCTAATCTTAGTTTATTTGGGAAATTCAATCTGCAGAATGCAGCAGCAGCAGAAAAAGCAGCGCAATTTTTAAAAATACCACAACATGTAATTAACAAAGCGTTAGAAGAATTTAAAGGTGTTAAAGGAAGGTCTGCAAATTTAAATATTTCTGGATGTAATATTATTGTGGGTAAAACAGATAATGTAGATGCTGCAGAAGCAGTCTTTAAAGAATTAGATTATGACGTAGTTATGATTGGCACGCCAAGAGAAAATGAGAAATGCCGGTTTGAAATACTAAAAGAAGTAGCCAGAGCTAATCTAAAAACAGTGGTTTTATTTCCGGGGTTGGAAAATACAACAGATATGGCACTTGAAAAATTAATAAGTGAAGGTCATGAGGGAGCTATCAAAATAATGGAAAGTACTACAGATATCATAGATTTTACAGTTGAATGCAGTAAAAAATATGAGAACGTGTTTATAGGTGGAAATGGCCAGGAAAAACTGATAAAAATACAGAAAACATTACAATGGTTAGTAAAAGACGATATTGTGATTACAGATAAGAACGTGCTGATAATAGGTGCTGGAAATATAGGGCGGTCTGCAGCAGATTTTTTGAATTATTTAGGTAATGATGTTATTATTTCAGATATTAATGAATTTGAGGATCTGCCCAAAAAAGCACAGAAAAAAATTGAAAAGTTAAAGACAAAAGGAATAGCAGTAGAACTCGGGGTCCATATGAACGAGCATGCAATGTGGGCAGATGTTGTTTTTATTTCCCCTAACATGCCTGAAAATTCTGAAATCCTGCAATTTATTTATGAATGTAAAGAAAACTATGAAATAAAGGAAATAGACACAAAAGATATTGCTAGAATGATAAATTCCATCATAAAGATTCCAATGATTGGTATTGCTGGAACAGATGGCAAAACAACCACCACTAACATGATGAATTTTACGCTGACTGATAAATATAATACTTTACTTTTCTCATCCCTGGAGAACTCTCTGGTTATCGAGGGTCTGGTTGATTTTATTGTGGAAAATGGAACTGGAAGCGCTGATTTTGCTGTTTTTGAACTTCCTCATGATACGATACAAATGGTTAACGGGCTTGAAATCTGTTTGGGGATTTTAACCAACCTGACACCAGATCATATGAATGAATTCAAAAGCTATGAAGAATATGTGGAAAGAAACGTT
The sequence above is a segment of the Methanobacterium sp. genome. Coding sequences within it:
- a CDS encoding Mur ligase family protein, which gives rise to MKIAVVGLGIEGKNAVKSLINYGYKVYASDMRKNLDLNYNSALEVDLGYHDFDKIDSADAVVVSPSLWNSEIGKNVRSSKKALSDILACHKSVFTIGVTGTNGKTTTCYMIKEILEKAGLNVLAGGNAGGGFEGYTNLILESSNKKYDVLIVEVCDMTLDFCSYAFDFDLIVVTNVGHDHMNYHNSLENYKNSLSRFLKGKTAILNGEDEILAQIKEYPSKTIFFRNVKANLSLFGKFNLQNAAAAEKAAQFLKIPQHVINKALEEFKGVKGRSANLNISGCNIIVGKTDNVDAAEAVFKELDYDVVMIGTPRENEKCRFEILKEVARANLKTVVLFPGLENTTDMALEKLISEGHEGAIKIMESTTDIIDFTVECSKKYENVFIGGNGQEKLIKIQKTLQWLVKDDIVITDKNVLIIGAGNIGRSAADFLNYLGNDVIISDINEFEDLPKKAQKKIEKLKTKGIAVELGVHMNEHAMWADVVFISPNMPENSEILQFIYECKENYEIKEIDTKDIARMINSIIKIPMIGIAGTDGKTTTTNMMNFTLTDKYNTLLFSSLENSLVIEGLVDFIVENGTGSADFAVFELPHDTIQMVNGLEICLGILTNLTPDHMNEFKSYEEYVERNVAIKDLLHKNGVLIANGDDPIISRLTPKFDQEVIYYGFDKPREIVNGGKTYYHKHNIDYDILAENVELKGLYGSEFTLKTGRIPTVICKNCGKMCCSCGNFERKYTGPVNMRINLKVPGSCNIENAMATFAADLVLGFDPENIKDRIEKFPGVSGRFEKIDIVNHINIFMDAAHNPDAMEHLLDGLNPGGKLIISVDNPDTFTVRDKFKIWEILGKYADVVIASAKNETTEETDIDTAKTVVEGASNLESYWTTKVSDSILKALQIANKGDTIIHIGPGVVNAYENVKSEIYEGIDMFKKLIPLKLT